The Anomalospiza imberbis isolate Cuckoo-Finch-1a 21T00152 chromosome Z, ASM3175350v1, whole genome shotgun sequence genomic interval CCTACAGAAGCCCTTCCTCttctgtcaccagaggacacaaggaaaaatgatgcaccacagctttggttatgatgaagagactaatttttttttttttactctaatcatttatagttctaCAAAAGGTGTTAGTGGATTGGAAGGCGAACGTTTTACTTCTTtaacgacactggacaaactaccagtttattaaatttctccgcctctatgaaagaatgcaaaacaatgtCTGTTTACAGAAAGatgtgtgagaaagttctctacaagaatgtaaatttagaaggctttagaaaatcctaagaaatcagggcaacaCTCTTCCTCTTGCATCCCTTGCCAGGTTTGCTTTAGCCACACCTTGCCTTCCCAGCTCTATCCTGCCACAACTGAGCAATGTCCCTTTGCTCTTTCCAGTATacctcctcctgcttccctgcctttttatttcctttttgccCTTCAGTTTGGCAAGCAGGTCTTGAGTCAGCCATGCTGTTGGCCTTCCTTTCCTGGTTTCATACAGATGGGAATTGAGAGCTCTTGCTCCCTGTGGAACGCACACTTCAAGATCTGCCGGTCCGTTCCACTCCTACTCTGAGGGCAGTGGGTCCCATGGACTACCTCCTAGAACCTAAGAATTGCTGAACTCTCCTGCAGGGAGATGCTCATGCGGCCTGCTGTTGTGCCAGGGAGATCTAAGGGCCTCACTTAGGACCGTTGTTTATAGGGTTCCAAGATGACTGACTTTAGTCCTCAGGCAGCTTCCATATTGGCCGCCATCCAAGGCAGTAATTACTGGAAATTTTATGAAGTCTCTAAGCATAATATTGTTCCTCTCAGGCTATGTTCCAGGCAAGTACCATTCCCAGACTACCAGGGGATGACTTACTGTCTCTTGTCGCCCTCCTTGGTTAGGCAACAAAGGCCCTGCTATGGACAGTGTTTCTGATAAGTTCAAGGGCAGTtttggtggggtgggggtgagGGGGTGGAGGAGGTTTTTGAAGATATAATACATCACCACACAAGGTTCTTTTACCAAAGGCAATCCATCTTTCACCACTGTAGTCACTTGGAACACCTCTCTGCCTTTAAGAAAGTTTAATCCAATACACTTCTAAAAAGTGAGACTTGTACACTGAACAATAGGAAGTGTAATTTCTGATGTAATTTGGACTACACCATCAGTCTGCAGGATGTAAAACACACATGACAGACTGGGTATGTCAATACTTCTGTATCCATAAAGTATATAGTAAGCATTATGCATAGGTTCAATTAGCAACCCTCAAgttaaaatgcttaaaaatatttcaacaaaAGATTATACACTGAGCAACCAGCAAAGCAGCCTTTCAATATTTAACAACACACTACAAAGAACAGAAGGGCATCAAAATCTATTTCCTGTACAGTACAAATATAGCTGACACAGGAAGTACACAATCCTTTCTGAACAGGacagaaaacccacaaaaaactgATTTCCTGCCCCTCAcaatgaattttaaaacaactgaaaatggcTGTCAAAATTCTTGTCCATAAAGTTCATTCCTGCTGCAAGTAAAATTCTCCCTGAAATAAAGGGTTTCAGTTATTCCAAGTCATTGGAAGTTTCAATTACTGTTGCCATGGTGTATTGCTTACTATACTAATGTTCATTTTTCAGGAGCAGAATTCATGAGAAGCTAATAGGTAACAGCAGCAAGTAGCTAAGCACTTGCCCTCACAGTGTTTTATCATGTCTGCAGGTCAAACAGGCTGTTCAGAGCAAAACCCGCTGCTATAGAAAGATCATCTGCCTTGTCATGCAAAGGCTTTCACTCCCACCCAGTCAGAATACCCATCATACCACCATCCAACATCGCTCAAAAAGCCCTTCCTTAGAATCCTGCTGATCTGCTTTTATAATGGTCTTGGGATTATTCTCAGAGAATAAGGACACATTTATGATTACTTCTTCCCTGTGTGTATGTATTTGCCAAGTATCACCAAAAACGACATTTCAGGGGCACTCCTTAGCCCTGGGAATACACGGCCAGTACTGTGCACAGTGTATTTTAAGAGTATCACTACCACTTACATTCCAACTTTCTCAAACGGACCAGTTGAATCTGGAGCAAGCAGAGTCTATTTGTTACATGCTACAGAACAGCAGCAAGCAAATGACTTCTTTTGGTTTAGAAACAGCCCAAGCTGATAAACTGGATTATCCAAAAGTTCTAACTCCATTTAAACACCTAAGAAAGTGCAGTCAGGCACTCCCAATTTCACACCTGGCTCaaaatttctgtgattttacaAGTGATACATTAACTGCTGATCATACAGTAGCGACAAAGCAATATTCTGCTTCTATGACAAAACTAAGAGCAGTGGGAACCACCTCAGCAGCTTAAAGCCTCACAAGTTTTTCAGTTTCTAGTATTGTCTCTGCAAGCTAATCTGAAAGTCCTGTAAAACCTCGCAGTAACTACTGCAACTCCCCAAACTTTCATAGCAGCACCTTATAATCATCTTAGTGTGAGTTTGAATGCCAGTAACACACAATGTAGGGTACAAATGCATTTATCTGTAATTTTTATGTAACTCCAACTGACTACTGTCAGGTGTTAAATTATTTACACACAACACAGTTAACTCAGATGTGTGTGTCAGCTTTCCACACCAAGGCCATCAGGCCATTCAGGCAACTTTGTCCCACCCACAGCAGATCTCCAAACCCCCTGTATCTGCAGTACACATGCTCCAGGCTTGGGAGTTTCTTTTTGCACAAGAAGCAATGATCCACACAGTAAGTAGTTATCTTTGCAAGCTTCCCAATACCCCAGAGCagtaaaaaaaagaacagtaCTGGAAATCCCTCTTTCACTAACACCTCCCAAGACAGCACATAGAGCCATTATTATAGCTACTATCTTCAAAACACAGTTCTGGCTCTCCATGCTACAGCATACTGAGATCAGAGGCACACAGGGCAAATCCACGGTACCAATATTCCACTTCTCTAGCAGGAGACCTCCTCTGAGTAATACAGACCAGTCTCTTTTTCAGTTCAGTGCAAGTATTACGGCCCTACCAAATGAAGagtaaattgttttaaattaatcaGTTCAGAATTTGTGGTTTTaagtatttctgtattttcatgaATACTACATTTCAGTGAAGTAAGTAAAAAAAGGTGACAAATTTTCTGGTTAAGACcatttattttaacaaataGATGAGTCTTTAAGATGAACTGGAGGCTGCAACAGCTGCTCTCTTGGGCTTCGGTGTGGTTCCCTCACGGAATCCATTCCTGCAAGTAGAAATATTGTTACCACTTTTTGAGAAGTTGATTCCTGCTCTACATTATTTTCTAACAGTAATGTTTTGGATGAAGCTCACTAGCTTTTTTCAATTTATCTCATTAATGCACTGAAATCACAATAGAGTTCACCCGTTCAgacctttttaaaaagaaacacattaTTAAAAATTGTCTTGAATAAGTAGTATGGTTTTTACTCTCTTTTGCTGAAGTAAATTTGACTTCTCGGAACAGGAAGATTTCATTATCTGAGCGAACACTGCAAATACAGCTCACCTGCTGAAAGCACATCCCACTTCACACTCCTCCTGACTAAAGGGGTCCTGTTTCTGAAGTCTGTCTCTTACAAAAATCCACTATGACTCCAACCACACTCTTCAGCCCTGAGCTTGATTTTGGATGACATTTCTACTTGAGCAACATTCAGTGGAAAGCGAGCTACAGCTGCACACTGGACTGGATGGTATTTTatggctgctgctggaaaagaaTGAGCtaaccaaaacaaataaattgaTCCCTCAATCACACCCACGACTGAGATGTAGTCTCTTAACTTTTGCAAATAAAGCAAATCTACATTTTTATGACAACACTTCTGATTACGTGGTATTTTTCATATACCTTTCTTATGTAGACCAGAAGCTAAAGAATTCCATGGGACTCacagaaaatgggaataatgcaACACCTCCACTACCTTCCAAGTACAACTCAAAGGCTTTGTAGCAAGTCTTAGAAACTTGCAACTCAGGATCTGATGTAATACCTAATTAATGCTGACTGAACTCTAAATAAAGAGAAGGACCAGAAATTATCCCCGTTTTAACTTTAAACCTTCATTTAGTATGAACACTGCAACTTCTTACATACCCTTGTCTTACCAGTAAGGCTTTTTTCAATCCTCAAAGAAGGATAAAATGCAGACAACTATACGAAGCACATTATTTTATGACATATTTAAGACTGAACTCCATTAAGTGGtactaaaacaaaattaaaatgttaacttTGAATGGTAAATTTTGTCATTAAGTTGTGTCTATGCAGGACTTCAAGCATGCTAGTCTGTAATAAAAGGTTGTACCTGAATCGACGGTAGACCTTTTTCAGGTGCCTCATGCGACCAGTACCAGTGGTGTTGCGTCTTTTAGCCTTTGCACTCCAGTTATCTAAAATATGTAAGTTACTGTTATTTACCTGCACCAAGTAATTTTGGTCCCATGTTATATTTGTATGGTACAATTATTCAaaatgataaaagaaaaaaaaaactgactaaaattaaaatcagaattttaaaaactttaatttaaaattaaattttaaaatttaaaactttaatttacaattaaatttaaaaattaaaattttatgcACTAGTACTGCATATTACTAGCATATAGTTAAATCATCATTAATTTGAGTAAAGCTCCAAAATGAAAAGTGCTAAAACTGCAGAATGACAGTTTTCTTCCCTGACTGGAAAACAAGTcaaaatactgaagaaaaagaaacacgTTTTTTTAAACTAGAGCCAGTTAAAAGTTTTTTACTTACACTTTCTCTTACGCTTAGCAGGGTAACCACATTTCCCACAGGTCGATTTTTGCAGATGGTATGCCTTGGACCCACATCGACGACACAAGGTGTGTGTCTTATTTCGTCGTTTACCAAATGACGATGTACCCTTCGTCTGAAAAGCATTTCAAGACACAGAAATATCATTAACATGTCCAAGTCACAAAACTAAAAGAACAAGCCTCAAAAAACCGAGCGCAAATGAAGTCGTGTAATCACGTCAGAGGCACTTTCAACTCTGAACCACAACTCAATTTTAACTACGAGCAGCCTCCATTTTCAGGACCCGCTGCCGCCATTCGTTATGTGCCCCCGCCCTTGTGCTGAAGAAAAACGGAGCCACTGCACGCTTACATCGGCTACCCTCTCCCCACACCCATCACCCTAAAGCAGCAAACCGCTCTCTCCCGACGAAAAGTGGCTCGCTTCACACGCAGCAGCCACACACTCACCCCTGGCGACCGAAACTTCTCCTGCTACGTTACCGCCCGGCTGCTCGGCCACGGCGGCAGCAGGAACAAAGCAGGAATCCTCGGAGCGCCCGCGGCCCCATTCCGCACCACGgcctcccggcccggccctgccctgcccggcccggcccggcccggcccggcccggcgcagcagccgcgcccgccgccagcccccggccccagccccgccgcccAGCCCGGCCGCGGCACAGCGCGGGGCCTCCCCTCGCAGCCCGGCCTGCCCCCGCggcgccccggcccggcgcggcggcggATGGTGGAGGATGGCGGCGGATGTCCCGCGAGCGAGCCCAGCACTCACCATCTTCGCCGGCCGCCAGCACCAAAGaggccgcgccccgccccgcttCCGCCACGGCCCCGCGAGCGCTTCCGGGGGCGGCCGCTTGGgcgggcccgggccgggcccggcgtGACGGGGCGCCCGgcgggcccgggccgggcccggtGTGAGGGGGTGCCCGGCGAGCGCGGAGCCTGGCTGGGTACCGCCGGTTCGGCGGGCATAGCGCGGGGCACCCCGGAGGTGCAGCTCTACAGCAGCTCCCGCGGTGCCAGGCGGGTGCCTCAGTGCCAAGTCCTCCCCCTGCTCACACCGACAGTCGAATTTGCTTTTACAGAATCACCAATTTTTGAAGAGTTCTACAAGACCATACAGTCCATCGGTCCGCCCAGCACTACCCCTGCAAACCCCTACGTCACATCGCTCAATGCCAGACCCAGACGCctattgaacacctccagggagaGCGATTCCACCACCTTCCCGGTAACCAACTTCTGGCCACCCGAGCAGTGAGGAAATTTTTAACGTGATAAATCTCCCATCTCTCAGTTCCACACCGTTTTCTGTTGTCCTCTCTGTAAGCACAGTAGAAGAGACTGGCGCCCACCTCACTACGACTTCCTTTCAGGTGGTTGTAGAGAGCAGTAAGCTCTAATGGGTGAGTTTTAATGAGTGAAATTCAGGCACAGGGTACTCCTGCCTGTAATACACGACTTTCAAAATAAGCTGCCTTGAACAACAGGCCCTCCTGCACTCTGTATTTGTCCATGTCTTCCTCCAGACCCCTCCACAGTGCTACACAGTCTGCCTGAGATCAAAAGCATTGCAATGGACATCATGGGCACAAAGAAGGGAAATGGTCACAGCACCGAGCCTGAGTCCAAGAAACATTTAGACATACGGCATTAGGACAATGCTCTAgacacatggtgtgattcttgagGCTGTCTTGTGCAAGGCCAAGAATTGGTTggtgatccctgtgggtcccttccaaatcagcatattctgtgattctctgaaaatTTACTATTTAAATTCTCACATACCTGCCTACTATGCATTTTCAGTAGACTTAAAATCTATATACAATTTTATCTTGAGAGAGTTCATTTCAGGGAAAATTGGAGAAATTTATGTATACCTTATTACCAGATCATTATCCTGTCATCCCAAACAGAGCCCGAAATTGATGCTATAGCCAGTTTATTTATCTTTGTAGAATTATGTAATTTGTCTTACAGTACTTAGTGAAAGTATGTCTTTTTCTGGTAATCCAGATCTTAATCCTTGTTTATTGACTAAAAATCTAGCTTTTCCCAAGTACAGCTGTCTGGGCCCACCAGAAGCCAAAAAACTGTGAGCAGCCCTCCCACTATGAATGAGTTGAGCCCCTGTGACATGGAGCTCATTGATCAGAAAAAGGGGTAGTCCCATGGCACAGTCCCCAAATTAGTGAAGCTGTGTCTGACCTGCTGCATTTTCAATCCTGGACAAATCACGTTCATATGGTTGTCTAAATTTAATTTATCCTCACTTCTTTTGGAGTGTAGCCTCTTGTTGAATTCTTTTGGTGCTAATTTATGTAATCAGAGGCCTTTGACTTCTTGCTAAGGTTGagggatggggaaaaaagccattttgaCTTCAGCAACACAGCTTCCAGACTCAAAAAGGTAGAGCTTAGGCTATTCACTCAGTTCTCTCATTTTTGGGTGGcaatttctctttctgaaataaCAGAAATCTTTGCCTTTATTCATTTTACTTCACATGAAATCCAGACATTTACTCCATCCACCGTCCTGCAGTAGTTAAAAAGGAGAGATTGGTTCCAAATGGTAAATCATCCCATTTTAAATTAGCTGTCTGAAGTAGGGTGATCCCTGGGAGGAAACCTTCTTCCATGAAGGGTTCCTTCCTTCTTCTGCCTAGAGAAGACTAGGAAGACCCATTAGGCTGGGCACATAGGTAGCTGAATATaggtaaaattaattttacccTGACTTGACTCAATGAAGACATTTTATAGCAATTTTATCTTCCTTAACAGAAATCAAAAGAGAAGTCACAGTGTTCTATGGATGAAAtaccattcagaaaaaaaacccaagacaaACCACTTAAATGGTATGAATACATCCTACAGGCTGAACTGGAGTCATATTTGTCCCAGCAACCTTGCTGTGTGCCTTTTATCTAGTGCCTCCTTTGCTCGC includes:
- the RPL37 gene encoding large ribosomal subunit protein eL37; translated protein: MTKGTSSFGKRRNKTHTLCRRCGSKAYHLQKSTCGKCGYPAKRKRKYNWSAKAKRRNTTGTGRMRHLKKVYRRFRNGFREGTTPKPKRAAVAASSSS